A region of Ornithodoros turicata isolate Travis chromosome 5, ASM3712646v1, whole genome shotgun sequence DNA encodes the following proteins:
- the LOC135395176 gene encoding uncharacterized protein LOC135395176, with translation MKTSFLIAAAFLILTCLLGVEAPLPSALGTVIALGGAAGIKLAVAMKILRYLGFFDISRYGVGLRASVENEALPETVVPAPLRSPGLGSGPTISVPVAVLPFLLGQGITDKVAKKKEGVNSIGQDFRLEASQSASWDDDKFKISEHGDASLDGSKGAAVQFGGNLRSPIVNADTLQKASIMAKRSVTIDSHVYDKAFALVRDLDVDDCVEKVTCEIGADPARYGAYGLRVDEFLASLAPLANSSSFYDYQQAYNVGTKSGLEECSKVFPDCKFDLRGIAALLDSSS, from the exons ATGAAGACATCTTTCCTGATTGCCGCTGCGTTCCTCATCCTGACCTGCCTTTTGGGCGTGGAAGCCCCGTTACCGTCAGCTCTGGGTACCGTCATCGCTCTTGGAGGAGCCGCCGGAATCAAGCTTGCCGTTGCCATGAAAATTCTACGGTATTTAGGCTTTTTTGACATCAGCCGTTACGGCGTCGGTTTGAGAGCCTCCGTGGAAAACGAGGCTTTGCCAGAGACCGTCGTGCCAGCTCCACTGCGGTCGCCAGGCCTGGGCAGCGGTCCGACTATCTCAGTCCCCGTCGCGGTACTGCCATTCTTGCTTGGACAAGGGATCACCGACAAGGTAGCGAAGAAAAAGGAAGGCGTGAACAGCATAGGCCAGGATTTCAGGCTGGAGGCGAGCCAAAGCGCAAGTTGGGACGATGACAAGTTCAAGATTTCAGAGCACGGGGACGCCTCGCTGGACGGCTCGAAGGGAGCTGCTGTGCAATTTGGCGGCAACCTCAGGAGTCCCATTGTCAACGCCGATACTCTACAGAAGGCTTCTATCATG GCAAAACGCAGTGTGACCATTGACTCTCACGTTTACGACAAAGCGTTCGCCCTCGTGCGCGACTTGGACGTCGATGACTGCGTCGAGAAGGTGACATGCGAAATCGGAGCGGATCCCGCCCGTTACGGAGCATACGGACTGCGCGTGGACGAATTTTTGGCTTCACTGGCACCCCTGGCGAACTCCTCTTCTTTCTACGATTACCAGCAAGCTTACAACGTAGGCACCAAGTCGGGCCTTGAGGAGTGCTCGAAGGTCTTCCCCGACTGCAAGTTTGATCTGCGAGGAATTGCAGCCCTCCTCGACTCTTCGTCGTAG